A stretch of the Myxococcus guangdongensis genome encodes the following:
- a CDS encoding prolyl oligopeptidase family serine peptidase translates to MGRLFVAPLLTGLLTASPAMAEEDPFLWLEEVQGQRALEWVRAQNAKTEAVLEKDPRFEPFQAEALRIFTATDRIPAPSFRAGGVDTFWQDATNPRGQWRHTTTEGYASPTIPWQTVLDVDVLAKTEGANWIWKGKECLPPADQRCIVRLSNGGKDAVEAREFDASTKQFVDNGFKLAEGKQSVDWLDTDTLLVGRDWGGDTLTESGYPFVLKRWKRGTPVEQATEVFRGERTDVSASPIILRDEEGALQAVFVNRGVTFYESELYLLGDAAPVRLPFPRKVSFQAFLQGQVVFTIEEDWGGFKQGALLAYPLAALKADPAKAKPTLVLQPGPRQGIERVAATRNLLLVNVYEDVKGALDVYTPGKKRWTRKRLAMPKNASVEIVDTSSAHDQVFAGAEGFLEPGSLWLGDAAAGKVKRIKSLPARFDASKHRVEQFWVKSKDGTKVPYFLVRPVKAKVAGATPTVVYGYGGFQVSKPPVYLPEMGKLWLERGGAYVVANIRGGGEFGPSWHQAALREKRQRAFDDFAAVLEDLARRKVTSPEHIGIYGRSNGGVLTSVVMTQRPELLNAAVIESPLIDMMRYPKLPAGASWVGEFGDPAVPEDAAFISKYSAYQNLKPGVRYPKPYITTNTKDDRVHPGHARKFAAKLESMGLPYLYYENTDGGHSNDSDPMLNARRWALHYVYLSQQLMDATAP, encoded by the coding sequence ATGGGCAGGTTGTTTGTCGCGCCGCTGCTGACCGGGCTGTTGACTGCTTCGCCGGCGATGGCCGAGGAGGACCCCTTCCTGTGGCTGGAGGAGGTGCAGGGACAGCGCGCGCTGGAGTGGGTGCGCGCGCAGAACGCGAAGACGGAAGCCGTGCTGGAGAAGGACCCGCGCTTCGAGCCCTTCCAGGCCGAGGCGCTGCGCATCTTCACCGCCACGGACCGCATCCCCGCTCCCTCGTTCCGCGCGGGCGGCGTGGACACCTTCTGGCAGGACGCGACGAACCCTCGCGGCCAGTGGCGTCACACCACCACGGAGGGCTACGCGAGCCCCACCATCCCCTGGCAGACGGTGCTGGACGTGGACGTGCTGGCGAAGACGGAGGGCGCCAACTGGATCTGGAAGGGCAAGGAGTGCCTGCCCCCCGCGGACCAGCGCTGCATCGTGCGGCTGTCCAATGGCGGCAAGGACGCGGTGGAGGCGCGCGAGTTCGACGCGAGCACGAAGCAGTTCGTCGACAACGGCTTCAAGCTCGCCGAGGGCAAGCAGTCCGTGGACTGGCTGGACACGGACACGCTGCTCGTGGGGCGCGACTGGGGCGGTGACACGCTCACCGAGTCCGGTTACCCGTTCGTGCTCAAGCGCTGGAAGCGCGGCACGCCGGTGGAGCAGGCGACGGAGGTGTTCCGCGGCGAGCGCACGGACGTGTCCGCGTCGCCCATCATCCTTCGCGACGAGGAGGGCGCGCTCCAGGCGGTGTTCGTCAACCGCGGGGTGACGTTCTACGAGTCGGAGCTGTACCTCCTGGGCGACGCGGCGCCCGTGCGGCTGCCGTTCCCCCGGAAGGTGTCATTCCAGGCCTTCCTCCAGGGACAGGTGGTCTTCACCATCGAGGAGGACTGGGGCGGCTTCAAGCAGGGCGCGCTCCTGGCCTATCCGCTGGCTGCGCTGAAGGCGGACCCTGCGAAGGCGAAGCCCACGCTGGTCCTCCAGCCCGGTCCCCGGCAGGGCATCGAGCGCGTCGCGGCCACGCGCAACCTGCTGCTCGTCAACGTGTACGAGGACGTGAAGGGCGCGCTGGACGTCTACACGCCGGGCAAGAAGCGCTGGACGCGCAAGCGGCTGGCGATGCCGAAGAATGCGTCGGTGGAGATTGTCGACACGTCCTCCGCGCATGACCAGGTGTTCGCGGGCGCGGAGGGCTTCCTGGAGCCGGGGTCGCTGTGGCTCGGCGACGCGGCGGCGGGGAAGGTGAAGCGCATCAAGTCACTGCCCGCGCGCTTCGATGCGTCCAAGCACCGCGTGGAGCAGTTCTGGGTGAAGTCGAAGGACGGGACGAAGGTGCCGTACTTCCTGGTGCGTCCGGTGAAGGCGAAGGTGGCCGGTGCCACGCCGACGGTGGTGTACGGCTACGGCGGCTTCCAGGTGTCCAAGCCGCCCGTCTACCTGCCGGAGATGGGCAAGCTGTGGCTGGAGCGGGGCGGCGCGTATGTCGTCGCCAACATCCGGGGTGGCGGTGAGTTCGGTCCGAGCTGGCACCAGGCCGCCCTGCGCGAGAAGCGTCAGCGCGCGTTCGATGACTTCGCCGCGGTCCTGGAGGACCTGGCGCGCCGCAAGGTGACGTCGCCGGAGCACATCGGCATCTACGGGCGCTCGAATGGTGGCGTGCTCACCAGCGTGGTGATGACGCAGCGGCCGGAGCTGCTCAACGCGGCGGTCATCGAGAGCCCGCTCATCGACATGATGCGCTACCCGAAGCTGCCCGCGGGCGCGTCCTGGGTGGGCGAGTTCGGTGACCCGGCGGTGCCCGAGGACGCGGCGTTCATCTCGAAGTACTCCGCCTACCAGAACCTCAAGCCGGGGGTGCGCTACCCCAAGCCGTACATCACCACGAACACGAAGGACGACCGCGTGCACCCGGGACACGCGCGCAAGTTCGCCGCGAAGCTGGAGTCGATGGGGCTGCCGTATCTCTATTACGAGAACACGGACGGCGGGCACAGCAACGACTCCGACCCGATGCTCAATGCGCGTCGGTGGGCGCTGCACTACGTGTACCTGTCGCAGCAGCTGATGGACGCGACGGCGCCCTAG
- a CDS encoding ABC transporter permease → MRLSRAAAVVLRQFYLLKGSPSRVFPLFAWVAIDIVLWGFITRYLGTITHEPGMDLVPALLGAVLLWDFLTRVMQGVTMAFFEDVWSRNFLNVFATPMSISEYVLGLVLSSIATSSVGLVVMLVVAGTVFGLSMLVYGAMLVPFLLVLFLFGIALGIIGTAVVLRLGPSAEWFIWPIPALLSPFVGVFYPLSTLPSWMQGISRMLPPSYVFEGMRAIVAGGSVSWSTVALGGGLAILYILLAAFFFTRVFRHAVRTGLIARYSAESVS, encoded by the coding sequence ATGCGACTGTCCCGCGCCGCCGCCGTCGTCCTGCGCCAGTTCTACCTGCTCAAGGGCAGCCCCTCGCGCGTCTTCCCCCTCTTCGCGTGGGTGGCCATCGACATCGTCCTGTGGGGGTTCATCACCCGCTACCTGGGCACCATCACCCACGAGCCCGGCATGGACCTGGTGCCCGCGCTGCTGGGCGCGGTGCTCCTGTGGGACTTCCTCACCCGCGTCATGCAGGGCGTGACGATGGCCTTCTTCGAGGACGTCTGGTCGCGCAACTTCCTCAACGTCTTCGCCACCCCCATGTCCATCAGCGAGTACGTGCTGGGGCTGGTGCTCTCCAGCATCGCGACCAGCTCGGTGGGCCTGGTCGTCATGCTCGTCGTCGCGGGCACGGTGTTCGGCCTGTCGATGCTCGTCTATGGCGCCATGCTGGTGCCGTTCCTGCTCGTGCTGTTCCTCTTCGGCATCGCGCTGGGCATCATCGGCACGGCGGTGGTGCTGCGGCTGGGGCCGTCCGCGGAGTGGTTCATCTGGCCCATCCCCGCGCTCCTGTCCCCGTTCGTCGGCGTCTTCTACCCGCTGTCCACCTTGCCCTCGTGGATGCAGGGCATCAGCCGGATGCTGCCGCCCTCGTACGTGTTCGAGGGCATGCGAGCCATCGTCGCCGGTGGCTCGGTGTCCTGGTCCACGGTGGCGCTGGGAGGCGGCCTCGCCATCCTCTACATCCTGCTGGCCGCCTTCTTCTTCACCCGCGTCTTCCGCCACGCCGTGCGCACGGGCCTGATCGCCCGCTACAGCGCGGAGAGCGTCAGCTAG
- a CDS encoding ABC transporter ATP-binding protein — MPASPPSTPSVLAVRELCKTYAGTVAVDGISFEVGRNEIVGLLGPNGAGKTTTINMVLGVLEPTSGSIHIQGVDLAKHRSQALERTNFAAVYAPLPGNLTVVQNLRYFGLIYGVKHISERIETLLNEFDLVRFRDTKSGVLSSGEQTRVALAKAMLNQPQLLLLDEPTASLDPATAKDIRARIRDFAAQGTGGVLWTSHNMYEVEEVCHRVLFMSRGKVLLQGDPRELPKEHGKASLEELFITVAREPLALGNH, encoded by the coding sequence ATGCCCGCCTCTCCTCCCAGCACCCCCTCCGTGCTCGCCGTGCGCGAGCTGTGCAAGACCTACGCGGGCACCGTCGCCGTGGACGGCATCTCCTTCGAGGTGGGCCGCAACGAAATCGTCGGGCTGCTCGGCCCCAACGGCGCCGGTAAAACCACCACCATCAACATGGTGCTCGGCGTGCTCGAGCCCACCTCCGGCTCCATCCACATCCAGGGCGTGGACCTGGCGAAGCACCGCTCCCAGGCCCTGGAGCGCACCAACTTCGCCGCCGTCTACGCGCCCCTGCCCGGCAACCTCACCGTCGTCCAGAACCTGCGCTACTTCGGCCTCATCTACGGCGTGAAGCACATCTCCGAGCGCATCGAGACCCTGCTCAACGAGTTCGACCTCGTGCGCTTCCGCGACACCAAGAGCGGCGTGCTCTCCTCCGGCGAGCAGACCCGCGTGGCGCTCGCCAAGGCCATGCTCAACCAGCCGCAGCTGCTCCTGCTCGACGAGCCCACCGCGTCGCTCGACCCGGCCACCGCGAAGGACATCCGCGCCCGCATCCGCGACTTCGCCGCCCAGGGCACCGGCGGCGTGCTGTGGACGTCCCACAACATGTACGAGGTCGAGGAGGTCTGTCACCGCGTCCTCTTCATGTCGCGCGGCAAGGTGCTGCTCCAGGGAGACCCGCGCGAGCTGCCGAAGGAGCACGGCAAGGCCTCGCTCGAGGAGCTGTTCATCACCGTCGCCCGCGAGCCGCTCGCGCTGGGGAATCACTGA
- a CDS encoding YdeI/OmpD-associated family protein, which yields MPSKSAPAATKTPSATAPADGLPIVFFESPAAFDRWMEKHHTTRGAWLKFTKKGHSPTSVTYQEALEVALIWGWIDGQKGRFDETAYLLRFTPRGPRSIWSKINREKVLALIDAGKMRPTGLAEVENAKKNGRWDAAYDSARTATVPEDLAQALAANPRAQAFFATLNSVNRYAILFRIQNVKKAETRARKIAEYVDMLARNEKIHA from the coding sequence ATGCCATCCAAGTCCGCGCCCGCCGCGACGAAGACGCCGTCCGCCACCGCGCCCGCGGACGGCCTGCCCATCGTCTTCTTCGAGTCCCCCGCCGCCTTCGACCGGTGGATGGAGAAGCACCACACCACGCGCGGCGCGTGGCTCAAGTTCACGAAGAAGGGCCACAGCCCCACCTCCGTCACCTACCAGGAGGCGCTCGAAGTCGCCCTGATATGGGGTTGGATCGACGGCCAGAAGGGCCGCTTCGACGAGACGGCCTACCTCCTGCGCTTCACGCCGCGAGGCCCGCGCAGCATCTGGTCGAAAATCAACCGCGAGAAGGTGCTCGCCCTCATCGACGCCGGGAAGATGCGCCCCACGGGGCTGGCCGAAGTCGAGAACGCGAAGAAGAACGGCCGCTGGGACGCCGCCTACGACTCCGCGCGCACAGCCACCGTGCCGGAGGACCTCGCCCAGGCGCTCGCCGCCAACCCGCGCGCGCAGGCGTTCTTCGCGACACTCAACTCCGTCAACCGCTACGCCATCCTGTTCCGCATCCAGAACGTCAAGAAGGCGGAGACCCGCGCCCGCAAGATTGCCGAGTACGTCGACATGCTCGCCCGGAACGAAAAGATTCACGCCTGA
- a CDS encoding macro domain-containing protein, translating to MAPPLQLHLRDISHSLVEAWRQEFAGIEGVTISRGDIFSEREGQVSPSDPIDLRADAIISPANSFGFMDGGIDAVYTYQLGQQVQDRLRELLEQDWGGELPVGSAVLVPTGREEIPWCISAPTMRVPVDVSETVNAYLAMRAALRCVLAHNKTAKTPIRTLLTPGLGTAVGRMPPNRCARQMKDAWLRTVVGPDFIPHTLREAATDDFRLKP from the coding sequence ATGGCGCCTCCCCTCCAATTGCACCTGCGTGACATCAGCCACTCCCTGGTGGAGGCCTGGCGTCAGGAGTTCGCGGGCATCGAAGGCGTCACCATCTCCCGAGGAGACATCTTCTCCGAGCGAGAGGGACAGGTGTCCCCCAGCGACCCCATCGACCTCCGCGCCGACGCCATCATCAGCCCCGCCAACAGCTTCGGGTTCATGGATGGCGGCATCGACGCCGTGTACACGTACCAGCTCGGCCAGCAGGTCCAGGACCGCCTGCGCGAGTTGCTCGAGCAGGACTGGGGCGGCGAGCTGCCCGTGGGCAGCGCGGTGCTCGTCCCCACCGGCCGCGAGGAGATTCCCTGGTGCATCAGCGCGCCCACCATGCGCGTGCCCGTGGATGTCAGCGAGACGGTGAACGCCTACCTCGCCATGCGCGCCGCCCTGCGCTGTGTGCTCGCGCACAACAAGACGGCGAAGACGCCCATCCGCACCCTCCTCACCCCGGGCCTGGGCACGGCCGTCGGTCGCATGCCCCCCAACCGCTGCGCGCGACAGATGAAGGACGCGTGGCTGCGCACCGTGGTGGGACCGGACTTCATCCCCCACACACTCCGCGAAGCCGCGACGGACGACTTCCGGCTGAAGCCGTAG
- a CDS encoding glutathione S-transferase family protein: MRTLYGLRYSGWTEKALWALDHHGVDYRYREHTPLTGELVLRWRTPKGTRPTVPLLVEPEGATTGSFSIARRAEAQGRGAPLFPASALETIERWEAVSDAVLGIARANVLRRMLENPRAQRESLPAYIPGFLRGVSAPVARMGVRFISRKHHAVADPERVLQEKAIPALERLRAELKGRPYLMERFTYADITAGLMLQFVRPVDDAWLPVGPGTREVWHHESLAAAFPDLLAWRDSLYAKHRRPALLGDGGVVARAS; this comes from the coding sequence ATGCGCACTCTGTATGGGTTGCGGTACTCGGGTTGGACGGAGAAGGCCCTCTGGGCGTTGGACCACCACGGTGTCGACTACCGCTACCGCGAGCACACGCCGCTCACGGGTGAGCTGGTGTTGCGCTGGCGCACGCCGAAGGGCACGCGTCCCACGGTGCCGTTGCTGGTGGAGCCGGAGGGCGCGACGACGGGCTCGTTCTCGATTGCGCGCAGGGCGGAGGCCCAGGGGCGCGGGGCGCCGCTGTTTCCCGCGAGCGCGTTGGAGACCATCGAGCGCTGGGAGGCGGTGAGCGACGCGGTGCTGGGCATCGCGCGGGCGAACGTGTTGCGTCGGATGCTCGAGAATCCGCGGGCGCAGCGGGAGAGCCTGCCCGCGTACATCCCCGGGTTCCTCCGCGGTGTGTCCGCGCCGGTCGCTCGGATGGGAGTTCGGTTCATCTCGCGCAAGCACCACGCGGTGGCGGACCCGGAGCGTGTCCTGCAGGAGAAGGCCATCCCCGCGCTGGAGCGGCTTCGCGCGGAGCTGAAGGGGCGTCCCTACTTGATGGAGCGCTTCACGTACGCGGACATCACGGCGGGCTTGATGCTCCAGTTCGTGCGGCCCGTGGATGACGCGTGGTTGCCGGTGGGACCGGGGACGCGTGAGGTGTGGCATCACGAGTCGTTGGCCGCGGCGTTCCCGGACCTGCTCGCGTGGCGGGACTCGCTGTACGCGAAGCACCGCCGCCCCGCGTTGTTGGGGGACGGCGGCGTGGTGGCTCGCGCGAGCTGA
- a CDS encoding AHH domain-containing protein — translation MSPRWCVALLMLLTGVGCSSARVVRLDTGSEIFTLTPREEEGAELADARLEDGEFEDAMKSLARDVVPSNNPMRQARELFELPSRSGLYLYEHRTHRLSARDVSLGEGPHLLETYADEEMTQAYGRWCRNQGTPGDCLSLLEEGPLLGSDGKYVLAMAIAMGSVWEESAEALEDMTDPRQVLSMVMASVTMYMLLWTLPEPVSKGLATLLTATAIAYLGVDTVLGIIGGWCVLVRDVDRATTFEQLDDAGSAFGAVLGENAARVFVMLATAAIGNTAGLAAKSAQLPGSAQAALAVESQAGFQFAAMGAVRSVAVSSEGLTIALAPNALAMAGQRDGASRPHRHHIATDKNSISAVQGGPWTPQFRRLFRKAGMKLKDPENIVEVRGHKGPHPRSYHEAVYERLNGATRTCRTVEACRKALTTELQALSVEVRTKGTRLNELVTRGK, via the coding sequence ATGTCGCCACGTTGGTGCGTCGCGCTGCTCATGCTGTTGACGGGAGTGGGGTGCTCCTCGGCCCGGGTCGTTCGCCTCGACACTGGCAGCGAGATCTTCACCCTGACCCCACGTGAGGAAGAGGGCGCGGAGCTGGCTGATGCCCGACTCGAGGATGGCGAGTTCGAGGACGCGATGAAGTCCCTGGCGCGGGATGTCGTTCCCTCGAACAACCCGATGCGTCAGGCCCGTGAGCTGTTCGAGCTCCCCTCCCGCAGTGGCCTGTACCTCTACGAACACCGGACGCACCGTCTCTCGGCCCGAGACGTGTCCCTGGGTGAGGGGCCTCACCTGCTGGAGACCTATGCGGACGAGGAGATGACCCAGGCCTATGGCCGATGGTGTCGGAACCAGGGCACGCCGGGCGACTGTCTGAGTCTGCTGGAGGAAGGCCCGCTGCTCGGCAGTGATGGCAAGTACGTGCTGGCGATGGCCATCGCCATGGGCTCGGTCTGGGAGGAATCCGCCGAGGCGCTGGAGGACATGACCGACCCTCGGCAGGTCCTCTCGATGGTGATGGCCTCGGTGACGATGTACATGCTCCTGTGGACCTTGCCCGAGCCCGTGTCGAAGGGACTGGCGACGCTGCTGACGGCAACGGCCATCGCCTATCTGGGCGTCGACACGGTGTTGGGCATCATCGGTGGATGGTGCGTGCTCGTCAGGGATGTGGACCGCGCGACCACCTTCGAGCAGCTCGACGATGCGGGCTCCGCGTTTGGTGCGGTGCTGGGTGAGAACGCGGCACGCGTCTTCGTGATGTTGGCCACCGCCGCTATCGGCAACACGGCGGGGCTGGCTGCGAAGTCAGCGCAGCTGCCGGGCTCCGCACAGGCGGCGCTGGCGGTCGAGTCGCAGGCGGGTTTTCAATTCGCGGCGATGGGTGCGGTGCGCTCGGTCGCGGTGTCGAGCGAGGGACTCACCATCGCGCTTGCACCCAATGCGCTGGCGATGGCTGGCCAGAGGGATGGGGCGAGCAGGCCGCATCGTCATCACATCGCTACAGACAAGAACAGCATCTCTGCTGTCCAGGGTGGACCTTGGACCCCTCAGTTCAGGAGACTCTTCCGGAAGGCGGGAATGAAGCTGAAGGACCCGGAGAACATCGTGGAAGTGCGAGGCCACAAAGGCCCTCACCCACGGTCGTACCACGAAGCCGTTTATGAGCGACTCAACGGCGCGACGAGGACTTGTCGCACCGTGGAGGCTTGTCGCAAGGCGCTGACCACCGAGCTCCAGGCCCTGTCCGTGGAAGTCAGGACGAAGGGGACGAGACTCAACGAACTGGTGACGCGAGGAAAGTGA
- a CDS encoding imm11 family protein, with the protein MPKRYFKLAQVMESGNWDLGDPLDAHGVELDDPYVFRSGRALPHPGRLSIPIDEPGRRLEFSTAGLGMAPVVHVRVATLFMELAPDAVQVFPVEIQGMPDQYLILVATKLLRCIDDEASDEVLYWKPEDGQPERVGEYRSVIGMRIDTSKVGDAKVFRTWGWDLGLIVSEDLKLALERARVTGVRFTEV; encoded by the coding sequence ATGCCCAAGCGCTACTTCAAGCTCGCGCAAGTGATGGAGTCCGGGAACTGGGACCTGGGAGATCCGCTGGATGCGCATGGCGTGGAACTGGATGACCCGTATGTCTTCCGTTCCGGGCGAGCGCTTCCACACCCAGGGCGTTTGAGCATTCCCATCGATGAACCGGGGCGACGCCTGGAGTTCAGCACTGCGGGGCTTGGCATGGCGCCAGTCGTCCATGTCCGTGTCGCCACGCTCTTCATGGAGCTGGCACCTGACGCGGTGCAGGTCTTCCCCGTCGAAATCCAGGGGATGCCCGACCAGTACCTCATCCTGGTGGCCACGAAGCTCCTGCGCTGCATTGACGACGAGGCCTCCGACGAGGTCCTGTACTGGAAGCCGGAAGACGGTCAGCCCGAACGGGTGGGGGAGTACAGGTCCGTCATCGGCATGCGCATCGACACCTCGAAGGTCGGCGACGCCAAGGTGTTCCGCACCTGGGGCTGGGACCTGGGCCTCATCGTCTCCGAGGACCTCAAGCTCGCCCTGGAGCGCGCCCGCGTCACCGGCGTGAGATTCACCGAGGTCTGA